A portion of the Rhodopseudomonas sp. BAL398 genome contains these proteins:
- a CDS encoding DMT family transporter, which yields MGLLAKISTGADPRSARLAGIVLMLAAMLLFSFGDALGKVVVSRYSVGQLLLLRAAAGLVVLAPLIWHQRAAFRTLDRPWLQLARIVISSLEVAAFFLAAAYLPLADVITYYLASALFVSLGSALFLREQVDRARWIAILVGFGGVLIALQPSAQSVSWPALIALAASMLFAALLLLTRSLRSTPDMVLASQQFLGTFALGAILAPSQWITPSLPDLSLFAIAGVVSVAALLCVNRSLRLAPASVVVPYQYSMIFWAVLFGYLVFGDVPSAATLVGVAIIIGAGLYIFMREQKDAAARAAAPANVS from the coding sequence ATGGGGCTGCTGGCGAAAATATCGACCGGGGCGGATCCGCGCAGCGCGCGGCTGGCCGGCATCGTGCTGATGCTGGCGGCGATGCTGCTGTTTTCCTTCGGCGACGCCTTGGGCAAAGTTGTGGTGTCGCGCTATTCGGTCGGCCAATTGCTGCTGCTGCGCGCCGCGGCCGGGCTGGTGGTGCTGGCGCCGCTGATCTGGCACCAGCGCGCCGCGTTCCGGACGCTGGACCGGCCCTGGCTGCAACTGGCCCGGATCGTGATCTCGTCGCTGGAAGTGGCGGCGTTCTTTCTCGCCGCGGCCTATCTGCCGCTCGCCGACGTCATCACCTATTACCTCGCTTCCGCTTTGTTCGTGTCGCTCGGCTCGGCGCTGTTCCTGCGCGAACAGGTCGACCGGGCGCGCTGGATCGCGATCCTGGTCGGGTTTGGCGGCGTGCTGATCGCGCTGCAGCCCTCGGCGCAGAGCGTCAGCTGGCCGGCGCTGATCGCGCTCGCCGCCAGCATGCTGTTCGCAGCGCTGCTGCTGCTCACCCGTTCGCTGCGCAGCACGCCCGACATGGTGCTGGCCTCGCAGCAATTCCTCGGCACCTTCGCGCTCGGCGCCATCCTGGCGCCGTCGCAATGGATCACGCCGAGCCTGCCGGATCTCAGCCTGTTTGCGATCGCCGGCGTGGTGTCGGTGGCGGCGCTGCTATGCGTCAACCGCTCGCTACGGCTGGCGCCCGCCAGCGTGGTGGTGCCGTATCAATATTCGATGATCTTCTGGGCGGTGCTGTTCGGCTATCTGGTGTTCGGCGATGTGCCGTCGGCCGCCACCCTGGTCGGCGTCGCCATCATCATCGGCGCGGGGCTCTATATCTTCATGCGCGAGCAGAAGGACGCCGCCGCCCGGGCCGCCGCGCCGGCGAATGTTAGCTAG
- a CDS encoding PAS domain S-box protein, producing MSELDQGLLKAALNALDAGIAILDHSGRVIGWNDWLVSASGIASADAAGKSLSEIFGTALSNRLMTAITDALTLNSSGFLTHSLNPKLFPFRTRAGLPMLQNVTIRPLGTSAESRCLIQVVDVTGAAHREKVLRERQNARYDAVVESAPDAILTLDAAGVVRFANPSAAREIGYPPQDLVGQPLGILFDDATEWDALLGRVLNGESSGRPIELLARRKDGTDTRLEISASRWVSAGRFLITAILRDVSERHAAQQALQALNLTLEKRVAERTQERDQVWQVSQDMLGVADVNGIWISVNPAWQHTLGWMPEDIRGKTLAWLQEPAEGISSLEQFVQLAATEQTFHFENSLRTRDGEYRVLSWTAVHAEGLIYCVARDITEQRRQQEALLKAEDALRQSQKMEAVGQLTGGLAHDFNNLLTGISGSLELLQLRISQGRHKDVERYISTAQGAANRAAALTHRLLAFSRRQTLDPKATDINRLIAGMRDLIDNTVSPAIETRIVESASLWTTLVDPNQLENALLNLCINARDAMPDGGSLTIETQNHAFDSVSAQILEIPAGDYVGLSVLDSGTGMNEEVMQRAFDPFYTTKPLGQGTGLGLSMIYGFAKQSGGQVRITSKVGVGTKVEIFLPRHDQLEAALDSAADISHSPRARAGETVLIVDDEPSVRMLITEVLAELGYTSIEASEGSSALRVLQSDVRIDLLVTDVGLPGGMNGRQLADYGRIARPELKVLFITGYAEKSVLGGEQIEDGMSILTKPFAMEGLATRIKELIALNATTH from the coding sequence ATGTCCGAGCTTGACCAGGGGCTGTTGAAGGCGGCGCTGAACGCGCTCGATGCAGGCATCGCGATCCTCGATCATTCCGGTCGCGTGATCGGCTGGAACGACTGGCTGGTATCGGCCAGCGGCATCGCTTCCGCCGATGCCGCCGGCAAGTCGCTGTCGGAGATCTTTGGCACGGCGCTGTCGAACCGGTTGATGACGGCGATCACCGATGCGCTGACGCTGAATTCATCCGGCTTCCTCACCCATTCGCTCAATCCCAAGCTGTTTCCGTTCCGCACCCGGGCGGGACTGCCGATGCTGCAGAACGTCACCATCCGCCCGCTGGGGACGTCGGCGGAATCGCGCTGCCTGATCCAGGTCGTCGACGTGACCGGCGCCGCGCATCGCGAGAAGGTGCTGCGCGAGCGCCAGAATGCCCGCTACGACGCCGTGGTCGAAAGCGCGCCCGACGCGATCCTGACGCTCGACGCCGCGGGGGTGGTGCGCTTCGCCAATCCGTCCGCGGCGCGCGAAATCGGTTACCCGCCGCAGGACCTGGTCGGACAGCCGCTCGGCATTCTGTTTGACGATGCAACGGAATGGGACGCGCTGCTGGGCCGCGTGCTGAACGGCGAGAGCTCGGGGCGCCCGATCGAGCTGCTGGCGCGACGCAAGGATGGCACCGATACGCGGCTGGAGATTTCGGCTTCCCGATGGGTCAGCGCCGGGCGTTTTCTCATCACCGCGATCCTGCGCGACGTCAGCGAGCGCCATGCCGCCCAACAGGCGCTTCAGGCGCTCAATCTCACCCTGGAAAAGCGCGTCGCCGAGCGCACCCAGGAGCGCGATCAGGTCTGGCAGGTCAGCCAGGACATGCTCGGCGTCGCCGACGTCAACGGCATCTGGATCAGCGTCAACCCGGCATGGCAGCATACGCTGGGGTGGATGCCCGAAGATATCCGGGGCAAGACGCTGGCCTGGCTGCAGGAGCCGGCCGAGGGCATCAGCAGCCTGGAGCAGTTTGTCCAGCTCGCCGCGACCGAGCAGACTTTTCATTTCGAGAACAGCCTTCGCACCCGTGACGGTGAGTACCGCGTGCTGTCGTGGACGGCGGTTCATGCCGAGGGGCTGATCTATTGCGTGGCGCGCGACATCACCGAGCAACGGCGCCAGCAGGAGGCGCTGCTCAAGGCCGAGGACGCGCTGCGGCAGTCGCAGAAGATGGAGGCGGTCGGACAGCTCACCGGCGGCCTCGCCCATGACTTCAACAATCTACTGACGGGCATTTCCGGAAGCCTGGAACTGTTGCAGTTGCGGATCTCGCAGGGCCGCCACAAGGACGTCGAGCGCTATATTTCGACCGCCCAGGGCGCGGCCAACCGCGCCGCGGCGCTGACGCATCGGCTGCTGGCGTTTTCGCGCCGGCAGACGCTCGATCCGAAGGCGACCGACATCAACCGTCTGATCGCCGGCATGCGCGACCTGATCGACAACACGGTCAGCCCGGCGATCGAGACGCGGATCGTCGAGTCTGCCTCGCTTTGGACAACGCTGGTCGATCCCAACCAACTCGAAAATGCCCTGCTCAACCTGTGCATCAACGCGCGCGACGCCATGCCGGACGGCGGCAGCCTGACGATCGAGACGCAGAATCATGCGTTCGATTCCGTCTCGGCTCAGATCCTCGAGATTCCGGCGGGCGACTATGTCGGTCTTTCAGTCCTGGATTCGGGCACGGGAATGAATGAAGAGGTGATGCAGCGCGCCTTCGATCCTTTCTATACGACCAAGCCGCTGGGGCAGGGGACCGGGCTCGGGCTGTCGATGATTTACGGCTTTGCCAAGCAATCGGGCGGCCAGGTGCGAATTACCTCGAAGGTCGGCGTCGGCACCAAGGTCGAGATTTTCCTGCCGCGTCACGATCAGCTTGAAGCCGCGCTCGATTCGGCCGCCGATATCTCGCATTCGCCGCGGGCGCGGGCCGGCGAAACCGTCCTGATCGTCGATGACGAGCCGTCGGTTCGCATGCTGATCACCGAGGTGCTGGCCGAGCTCGGCTACACCTCGATCGAGGCGTCCGAAGGCTCGAGCGCACTTCGCGTGTTGCAGTCGGACGTCCGGATCGATCTGCTTGTCACCGATGTCGGCCTGCCCGGCGGCATGAACGGACGCCAGCTGGCCGATTACGGACGCATCGCCCGACCGGAGCTGAAAGTCCTGTTCATCACCGGCTATGCCGAGAAGTCCGTGCTGGGCGGCGAACAGATCGAGGACGGCATGAGCATTTTGACCAAGCCGTTCGCTATGGAAGGCCTCGCCACGCGGATCAAGGAGTTGATCGCGCTCAACGCGACGACTCACTGA
- the rpmA gene encoding 50S ribosomal protein L27: MAHKKAGGSSRNGRDSAGKRLGIKAYGGELVIPGNIIARQRGTTWHPGLNVGMGTDHTLFAKVEGHVEFRAKRNGRTFISVLPRAVEAAE, from the coding sequence ATGGCTCACAAAAAAGCAGGCGGTTCATCGCGCAACGGTCGTGACTCGGCCGGCAAGCGACTCGGGATCAAGGCCTATGGCGGCGAATTGGTGATTCCCGGCAATATTATCGCGCGCCAGCGCGGCACCACGTGGCATCCCGGCCTCAATGTCGGCATGGGCACCGATCACACTTTGTTCGCCAAGGTCGAAGGTCACGTCGAATTTCGCGCCAAACGCAACGGCCGCACCTTCATTTCTGTACTCCCGCGTGCAGTCGAAGCGGCCGAATAG
- the obgE gene encoding GTPase ObgE: MKFLDEAKVYIRSGDGGNGCVAFRREKYIEFGGPSGGNGGRGGDVIIEVADGLNTLIDYRYQQHFKAQKGTNGMGKDRHGANGKDMVLKVPVGTQIFDDDRETLIHDFTRLGERFVLAEGGNGGFGNAHFKSSTNRAPRNANPGQTGEERWIWLRLKLIADAGLVGLPNAGKSTLLSVVSAAKPKIADYPFTTLHPQLGVVDIDSREFVLADIPGLIEGAHEGAGLGDRFLGHVERCRVLLHLIDASCEHAGKAYKTVRTELMAYAGDLTDKVEIVALNKIDAVEPDELKKQKDRLKRAAKKTPLLISGVTGDGVKDALRALVAVIDEAPVSDKAKAAAAEPWAPQNV; encoded by the coding sequence ATGAAATTCCTCGATGAAGCCAAGGTTTATATCCGCTCCGGCGACGGCGGCAACGGCTGCGTGGCGTTTCGCCGCGAGAAGTATATCGAGTTCGGCGGGCCCAGCGGCGGCAATGGCGGCCGCGGCGGCGACGTCATCATCGAGGTCGCCGACGGCCTCAACACGCTGATCGATTACCGCTATCAGCAGCATTTCAAGGCCCAAAAGGGCACTAATGGCATGGGCAAGGACCGCCACGGCGCCAATGGCAAGGATATGGTGCTGAAAGTCCCGGTCGGAACCCAGATCTTCGACGACGACCGCGAGACCCTGATCCACGATTTCACCAGGCTCGGCGAGCGCTTCGTGCTGGCCGAGGGCGGCAATGGCGGCTTCGGCAACGCCCATTTCAAATCCTCGACCAACCGCGCGCCGCGCAATGCCAATCCCGGCCAGACCGGCGAGGAGCGCTGGATCTGGCTGCGGCTGAAGCTGATCGCCGACGCCGGACTGGTCGGCCTGCCGAATGCCGGCAAATCGACGCTGCTGTCCGTGGTCAGCGCCGCCAAGCCGAAGATCGCCGACTATCCGTTCACCACGCTGCATCCGCAGCTTGGCGTGGTCGATATCGACAGCCGCGAATTCGTGCTGGCCGATATTCCGGGCCTGATCGAGGGCGCCCATGAGGGCGCCGGGCTCGGCGACCGCTTTCTCGGCCATGTCGAGCGCTGCCGGGTGCTGCTGCATCTGATCGACGCCAGCTGCGAACACGCCGGCAAGGCCTACAAGACGGTACGTACCGAATTGATGGCCTATGCGGGCGATCTGACCGACAAGGTCGAGATCGTGGCGCTGAACAAGATCGACGCGGTCGAGCCGGACGAATTGAAGAAACAGAAGGACCGGCTCAAGCGCGCCGCCAAGAAGACCCCGCTGCTGATCTCCGGCGTCACCGGCGACGGCGTCAAGGACGCTTTGCGCGCGCTGGTCGCGGTGATCGACGAGGCGCCGGTGTCCGACAAGGCCAAAGCCGCCGCGGCCGAGCCATGGGCGCCGCAGAACGTGTAA
- the proB gene encoding glutamate 5-kinase, producing the protein MSHPELKNFRRIVVKVGSSLLIDSAAGEVREAWLDALAADIAELHLHGRDVMIVSSGSVALGRSRLKLPRGPLKLEESQAAAAVGQIALARTWSEVLGAHGIGAGQILVTLQDTEERRRYLNARSTIAKLLEWRVVPVINENDTVATNEIRYGDNDRLAARVATMTSADLLILLSDIDGLYTAPPGANPDARLIPIVDSVSAEIEAMAGAAESELSRGGMRTKIEAAKIATSAGTHMLIASGKIENPLKAIANGGRCTWFLTPANPVTARKRWIAGSLEPRGTLTIDAGAVKALRAGKSLLPAGVIRIDGQFARGDAVLVRGPDAREIGRGLVAYDADAADKIKGHSSPDVAAILGVSGRAEMIHRDDLVVGSLPG; encoded by the coding sequence ATGTCCCACCCCGAACTGAAGAATTTCCGCCGCATCGTGGTCAAGGTCGGCTCCTCGTTGCTGATCGATTCGGCGGCCGGCGAGGTGCGGGAGGCGTGGCTGGACGCGCTCGCCGCCGACATCGCCGAATTGCATCTGCATGGCCGCGACGTGATGATCGTGTCGTCGGGTTCGGTCGCGCTCGGCCGCAGCCGGCTGAAATTGCCGCGCGGTCCGCTCAAGCTCGAGGAAAGCCAGGCCGCCGCCGCGGTCGGCCAGATCGCGCTGGCGCGGACCTGGTCGGAGGTGCTGGGCGCCCACGGCATCGGCGCCGGGCAGATCCTGGTGACGCTGCAGGACACCGAGGAGCGGCGGCGCTATCTCAACGCGCGCTCCACCATCGCCAAGCTGCTGGAATGGCGGGTGGTGCCGGTGATCAACGAGAACGACACCGTCGCCACCAATGAAATCCGTTATGGCGACAATGACCGGCTGGCCGCCCGGGTCGCCACCATGACCAGCGCCGACCTGCTGATCCTGTTGTCCGACATCGACGGGTTGTACACCGCGCCGCCGGGCGCCAATCCGGATGCGCGGCTGATTCCGATCGTCGATTCGGTCAGCGCCGAGATCGAGGCGATGGCGGGGGCCGCCGAATCCGAATTGTCGCGCGGCGGGATGCGGACCAAGATCGAGGCCGCCAAGATCGCGACCTCCGCCGGCACCCATATGCTGATCGCCTCGGGCAAGATCGAGAACCCGCTGAAGGCGATCGCCAATGGCGGGCGCTGCACCTGGTTTCTCACGCCCGCCAATCCGGTGACGGCGCGCAAACGCTGGATCGCGGGATCGCTGGAGCCGCGCGGGACGCTGACCATCGACGCCGGCGCGGTGAAGGCGCTGCGCGCCGGCAAGAGCCTGCTGCCGGCCGGGGTGATCAGGATCGACGGCCAGTTCGCCCGCGGCGACGCGGTGCTGGTGCGCGGACCCGATGCGCGCGAAATCGGCCGCGGCCTGGTCGCCTATGACGCCGACGCCGCCGACAAGATCAAGGGCCACTCCTCGCCCGACGTCGCGGCGATCCTCGGCGTCAGCGGCCGCGCCGAGATGATCCACCGCGACGACCTGGTCGTCGGCTCGCTGCCGGGCTGA
- a CDS encoding secondary thiamine-phosphate synthase enzyme YjbQ codes for MQILRHRIELATLAPIQIIDLTEQVRGFVATSGVRHGLVTVSCLHTTARINVNEREPQLQRDMLTFLKRLVPRDGDYLHNLEPIDGRDNAHSHLLGLFMNSSETIPLADGALMLGEWQSIFFIELDGPRERRGVELQILGNG; via the coding sequence ATGCAAATTCTGCGACACCGGATCGAGCTGGCAACGCTGGCGCCGATCCAGATCATCGACCTCACCGAGCAGGTCCGTGGTTTCGTCGCCACCAGCGGGGTCCGACACGGCCTCGTCACTGTGAGCTGCCTGCACACCACCGCGCGGATCAATGTCAATGAGCGCGAGCCGCAGCTGCAGCGCGACATGCTGACATTTCTGAAGCGGCTGGTGCCGCGCGACGGCGATTACCTGCACAATCTCGAACCGATCGACGGCCGCGACAACGCCCATTCGCATCTGCTCGGCCTGTTCATGAATTCCTCGGAGACGATCCCGCTGGCCGATGGCGCGCTGATGCTGGGCGAGTGGCAGTCGATCTTCTTCATCGAGCTCGACGGCCCGCGCGAGCGCCGCGGCGTCGAGCTGCAGATTTTGGGGAATGGCTAG
- a CDS encoding chemotaxis protein CheC: MTAPSLLNDLQLDALTELVNIGVSRAATNLREMVGAQVHLSVPTVELVTRGRAIAILAERESDNLVAVHQVFEGDIGGRALLIFPETKSLELVRAITGGDLPLEDIIELEQEALAETGNVLLNSCLATIANMLHRSLKMSLPEVLRGNAATFFSLVPPEADDIVPPPEAGDIVMFLYITFAVRERDISGYIAMIMDMPSLTALTQLLDEFIERTAG; the protein is encoded by the coding sequence ATGACGGCGCCATCGCTGCTCAACGATCTGCAACTCGATGCACTGACCGAACTGGTCAATATCGGCGTCAGCCGGGCCGCGACCAATTTGCGCGAGATGGTCGGCGCGCAGGTGCACTTGTCGGTGCCGACGGTCGAACTGGTGACGCGCGGCCGTGCGATCGCCATCCTGGCGGAGCGCGAGAGCGACAACCTGGTCGCTGTGCATCAGGTGTTCGAGGGCGATATCGGCGGCCGCGCGCTGCTGATCTTTCCGGAAACCAAAAGTCTCGAGCTGGTTCGCGCCATCACCGGCGGCGATCTTCCGCTCGAGGACATCATCGAACTCGAGCAGGAGGCGTTGGCCGAAACCGGCAACGTGCTGCTCAACAGCTGCCTGGCGACCATCGCCAACATGTTGCATCGCAGCCTGAAGATGTCGCTGCCGGAAGTGCTACGCGGCAATGCCGCGACATTCTTCAGCCTTGTGCCGCCGGAAGCCGACGACATCGTGCCGCCGCCGGAAGCCGGCGACATCGTGATGTTCCTCTACATCACCTTCGCGGTACGCGAACGCGACATCAGCGGCTACATCGCCATGATCATGGACATGCCGTCGCTGACGGCGCTCACTCAATTGCTCGACGAGTTCATCGAACGAACAGCAGGCTGA
- the rplU gene encoding 50S ribosomal protein L21 → MFAVIKTGGRQYRVVPDDVLEIGKIDGDVGTIIQLGDVLVLGGDTPVLGLPMVEGATVAAEVLQHKRGPKVISFKKRRRKNSKRKRGYRDELTVLRITEILADGKSPTIGPRPKREKPVAAAPVEDADDE, encoded by the coding sequence ATGTTCGCAGTCATCAAGACCGGCGGCCGGCAATACCGCGTCGTCCCGGATGATGTGCTCGAGATAGGCAAGATCGACGGCGACGTCGGTACGATCATTCAGCTCGGCGACGTGCTGGTGCTTGGCGGTGATACGCCGGTGCTGGGCCTGCCGATGGTGGAAGGCGCCACCGTTGCGGCCGAGGTGCTGCAGCACAAGCGCGGCCCCAAGGTGATTTCGTTCAAGAAGCGCCGCCGCAAGAATTCCAAGCGCAAGCGTGGTTATCGCGACGAGCTCACGGTGTTGCGCATCACCGAGATCCTCGCCGACGGCAAATCGCCGACCATCGGCCCGCGCCCGAAGCGCGAGAAGCCGGTCGCCGCCGCGCCCGTCGAGGATGCCGACGACGAGTGA
- a CDS encoding GNAT family N-acetyltransferase — MLQEIPTSSPREPSSCVLETERLTLRKPALADVKAIAHLANDRRVAEMTKRLPHPYTRHDATSFIEALAQSNNETVFVIEQEWRLIGMVGVDWREPDAPELGYWLGTPFWGHGFATEAARAVIDFTFEEFSVGQLISGARVANPASRNVLEKCGFQWTGVELHRFEALGSSTPVDRFRLSRGVWSSLRNWSASTRR; from the coding sequence ATGTTGCAAGAAATCCCCACCTCCTCGCCGAGAGAGCCGAGTAGCTGCGTCCTCGAGACCGAACGGCTGACACTGCGCAAGCCGGCACTCGCGGACGTAAAAGCCATCGCCCATCTGGCCAATGACCGCCGCGTCGCCGAGATGACGAAGCGGCTGCCGCATCCCTATACGCGCCACGACGCGACAAGCTTCATCGAGGCTTTGGCGCAGAGCAACAACGAAACCGTGTTCGTGATCGAGCAGGAGTGGCGGCTGATCGGCATGGTCGGCGTTGACTGGCGCGAGCCCGACGCGCCGGAGCTCGGCTATTGGCTCGGTACGCCGTTCTGGGGCCATGGCTTCGCCACCGAGGCCGCGCGCGCCGTGATTGATTTCACCTTCGAGGAATTCTCGGTCGGCCAGCTGATTTCCGGCGCCCGGGTCGCCAATCCGGCGTCGCGCAATGTGCTGGAGAAGTGCGGCTTCCAATGGACCGGCGTCGAGCTGCACCGCTTCGAGGCGCTGGGCTCCTCGACCCCGGTGGACCGATTCCGGCTGAGCCGCGGTGTGTGGTCCTCGCTGCGAAACTGGAGCGCCTCGACCAGGCGGTGA
- a CDS encoding ROK family protein, with amino-acid sequence MTEDTSTKTGIASHGATRLPSVDVDSYNIELKDEDGFLGDRASKGAFQRILEGWRKPLRKNGDDPFGKMSTDEIGKTQLSEVLNGDDVAAAALVHGAIEDFAQELAYVTRRFLKTKAWADTESIVVGGGFRQGRIGELAIARADLILKAEGLKVGLVPIRFHPDEAGLIGCLHLAPSWIFEGHDSILAVDIGGSNIRCGVVETGWKKAPDLSKASVWKSSLWRHADDEPTREGAVKRLIKMLKELIAAAEDEGFKLAPFIGISCPGVINADGSIEKGAQNLPGNWESSRFHLPGALIEGIPTIGQHDTAVLMHNDGVAQGLSEVPYMQEFKRWGVLTIGTGLGNARFTNRKPADTPKKDKDKEDKGKEKEKENRKENGKDKAKAGEKDKKDKD; translated from the coding sequence ATGACCGAGGACACATCGACCAAAACCGGAATCGCCAGCCACGGCGCCACGCGGCTGCCTTCGGTGGATGTCGACAGCTATAATATCGAATTGAAGGACGAGGACGGCTTTCTTGGCGATCGCGCCAGCAAGGGGGCGTTTCAGCGCATTCTCGAGGGCTGGCGCAAGCCGCTGCGCAAGAATGGCGACGATCCGTTCGGCAAGATGTCGACTGACGAGATCGGCAAGACCCAGCTCAGCGAGGTGCTGAACGGCGACGATGTCGCGGCCGCGGCGCTGGTGCACGGCGCGATCGAGGATTTCGCCCAGGAACTGGCCTATGTGACGCGGCGCTTTCTCAAGACCAAGGCCTGGGCCGACACCGAATCGATCGTGGTCGGCGGCGGCTTTCGCCAGGGCCGGATCGGCGAACTGGCGATCGCGCGCGCCGACCTCATCCTGAAAGCCGAGGGGCTGAAGGTCGGACTGGTGCCGATCCGGTTTCATCCCGATGAGGCCGGGCTGATCGGCTGCCTGCATCTGGCGCCGTCCTGGATCTTCGAGGGCCATGACAGCATCCTGGCGGTGGATATCGGCGGCTCCAACATTCGCTGCGGCGTGGTCGAGACCGGCTGGAAGAAAGCGCCGGACCTGTCCAAGGCCTCGGTGTGGAAATCCAGCCTGTGGCGCCATGCCGACGACGAGCCGACCCGGGAGGGTGCGGTCAAGCGCCTGATCAAGATGCTGAAGGAGCTGATCGCCGCCGCCGAAGACGAGGGCTTCAAGCTGGCGCCCTTCATCGGCATCTCCTGCCCCGGCGTGATCAATGCCGACGGCTCGATCGAAAAAGGCGCGCAAAACCTGCCGGGCAATTGGGAAAGCAGCCGTTTTCACCTGCCTGGCGCGCTGATCGAGGGGATTCCAACGATCGGCCAGCACGATACCGCGGTGCTAATGCACAATGACGGCGTCGCCCAGGGCCTCAGCGAGGTCCCCTATATGCAGGAATTCAAGCGTTGGGGGGTGCTGACCATCGGCACCGGCCTCGGCAACGCCCGCTTCACCAACCGCAAGCCGGCCGACACGCCCAAAAAGGACAAGGACAAAGAGGACAAGGGCAAAGAGAAAGAGAAGGAAAACCGCAAGGAAAACGGCAAGGACAAAGCCAAAGCCGGCGAAAAGGACAAGAAGGACAAGGATTGA
- a CDS encoding response regulator transcription factor yields the protein MPYKLLIVDDSKLARMSVAKAMKALYPDWTRVEAANADEALALSGDAAFDVALLDFNMPGRDGLELAIELQNAHPKLPIAIISANHQDEIVARAAAIGAVFLPKPLTEAALSKFLLTALQQLESAKR from the coding sequence ATGCCCTACAAGCTCTTGATCGTCGATGACAGCAAACTGGCCCGGATGTCGGTCGCTAAGGCGATGAAGGCGCTTTATCCGGACTGGACGCGGGTCGAGGCGGCCAATGCCGACGAGGCGTTGGCGCTGTCTGGCGATGCCGCCTTCGACGTTGCCCTGCTCGATTTCAACATGCCAGGCCGCGACGGGCTCGAGCTGGCGATCGAGCTGCAAAACGCCCATCCGAAATTGCCGATTGCGATCATTTCGGCCAATCACCAGGATGAGATCGTCGCCCGCGCCGCCGCGATCGGGGCGGTGTTCCTGCCAAAGCCCCTGACCGAAGCCGCGTTGTCCAAATTTTTGCTGACAGCGCTCCAACAACTTGAATCGGCCAAGCGATGA